The Pelosinus sp. IPA-1 genome window below encodes:
- a CDS encoding TolC family protein, producing the protein MIKHAHWKKRLAVALTGGLLMLNTVVALAAPVELTLEDSIAMALNSNPAIKMTDADRKSAELQIKVAKSGNLPALAIVHNDTLAHSGVDKVTDFNTSVSLGINLYTGGKTESDVSAAKLKLKVADSAVEQSKQKIKLDATNGYFTILQTKNALKVSQEAVDQMEAHLKNVQAQYAVGTVAKSDVLRSEVELANNQQALIKAKNAYDLAISNLNNIIGLPLDTEVTVKDELKHERYTMALADSIQYALAHRPEAIQADYNIDVQKEAVKGAESGKLPTVSANATTGWQDKDFPGADNNSWSIGLKATWTPFDSGVTNAKIKQSDSAVVKATEQARQTKDSVQLDVRQAYLNMSEAEKRIDTNQVAVEKGEEDFKIAQVRYSAGVGTNIDVIDAQVALTQAKNNYIQAMYDFNTSKANLIKAMGVPVVEVKK; encoded by the coding sequence ATGATAAAACATGCTCATTGGAAAAAACGTTTAGCAGTAGCGTTAACAGGTGGATTACTAATGCTAAATACGGTGGTTGCATTAGCGGCACCAGTCGAGCTAACTTTAGAAGATAGCATTGCCATGGCTCTAAACAGTAATCCTGCAATCAAAATGACAGATGCGGACCGAAAGAGTGCAGAGCTGCAGATTAAGGTAGCGAAAAGTGGAAATTTACCTGCATTAGCTATAGTGCATAATGATACTTTAGCACATTCAGGTGTTGATAAGGTTACTGATTTTAATACATCAGTTTCGTTAGGAATAAATCTATATACTGGCGGTAAGACAGAAAGTGATGTTTCTGCAGCAAAACTTAAATTAAAAGTAGCCGATTCTGCGGTAGAGCAAAGTAAACAAAAAATAAAATTGGATGCTACCAATGGTTATTTTACGATTTTACAAACGAAAAATGCATTAAAGGTTAGCCAAGAAGCTGTTGATCAAATGGAAGCACATTTGAAAAATGTGCAGGCACAGTATGCTGTAGGTACAGTGGCAAAATCTGATGTATTACGCTCTGAAGTAGAGTTAGCCAATAATCAACAAGCTTTAATTAAAGCAAAAAATGCTTACGATTTAGCAATTTCTAATTTAAATAATATAATTGGTTTGCCTTTAGATACAGAGGTAACAGTAAAAGATGAGTTAAAGCATGAGAGATATACGATGGCATTAGCCGACAGTATTCAATATGCTCTTGCCCATCGTCCGGAAGCCATACAAGCCGACTATAATATTGATGTCCAAAAGGAAGCTGTCAAGGGGGCTGAAAGTGGTAAATTGCCGACGGTCAGTGCCAATGCTACAACAGGCTGGCAAGATAAAGACTTCCCTGGTGCAGATAACAATTCTTGGTCAATCGGCTTAAAGGCGACTTGGACGCCTTTTGATTCCGGTGTAACCAATGCGAAAATTAAACAATCGGATTCAGCAGTAGTGAAGGCTACAGAGCAGGCTAGACAGACGAAGGATTCAGTCCAATTAGATGTACGCCAAGCTTATTTGAACATGAGTGAAGCGGAAAAGCGAATTGATACGAATCAAGTTGCCGTAGAAAAGGGAGAAGAAGATTTCAAGATTGCGCAAGTTCGCTATAGCGCAGGAGTGGGCACAAACATTGATGTAATTGATGCTCAAGTTGCCCTGACCCAAGCAAAGAATAATTATATCCAAGCCATGTATGATTTTAATACAAGCAAAGCCAACCTAATCAAAGCCATGGGTGTACCTGTGGTAGAGGTGAAAAAATAA
- a CDS encoding translocation/assembly module TamB domain-containing protein, giving the protein MKEKIIAVIIAGMLLVAGSVFWLTRSQEVMTGAQHILSEELASALGSLVTVGDIELTSYNRVTIHNITIYDKQAEKLATSDKIIVSYSPWNILRGKNVVGSISELQVENPILWLTQRKDGHWNIEDILNQSKTTQSSLTSKVKLVEGKAIVNAYSTTWEFEALNGSLNFANKPRIELQLQAFHNGAALKVRGAINTQGRSTVTLTVDQLMLADYQALCPADGPINLVGGSAEKVEVIAAYDKGNIEWAGEAQLKKADVDVDGVPLRQIDGGITFTNKNIYVFAKTKIFDQPIAVRGTVRTDASEPILDLTVASTDFDPRVLGENIPINGKLSFEAGVTGITSNPKIIGNVEMKTGEVAGYPVYDVQAKLDMADKKITIHQLDADVFSGHVTISGQVEPETTGYQLALKGQHIDTQNLAEMIPSMRGYVDGTAVITGTGPLANAKIQGTVAMGQGEYSGTNFTSLASGFYYQSGNVTVDYFNVGLGQGVVTAKGLITGQNMQLQVYGQGIPLQLIGEKLGKEVLGVGQFDGEIRGTLAAPELSANFMADNGEILYQPFTQIVGNIHLTPQQIALQNVEMTYGVTKHKIQGTLELTGQQEINMVINSQRARAETLITLLAPGEKLTGNVDNEMTLKGPLENLTIDGHITLTDGSFRGQLLAKGTGSYKRELGITTINNFVIQSLSTQIQLSGSISPNNDLNFDVVAQDIDIGKLNITTKIPYTAAGKAKFKGKLTGTPAIPNFTGELSADTLFFNNQSFTGVLGTIAVYGNEVNIPAVSFQQGKGKFNFSGGFTLDSGEVYGTLDVENGELKPIIAMCKLGDKEVAGLLNGQIKMNGTMDKPIIHVTGDLKQGSIKNYPLEAVTIDVGLDNNKITIYDFTVHQGTGVVMAQGTADLNKNGPLDLEVGGRDIDAGLVAAFFNTNVKPTGKLEFAAQISGVSDNPHTALSLDINNGGVGNATFDSLYGLLILDNDIIHVDQILLKKGPYQASAYGMIPVAALSQDGRQEGNRGEEMNLKVRLDQANLSILSLLTKEVAWAQGATQGEITVTGTLGQPILMGNITVNDGTLKLTALKDPIQKVGVDIAFEGDKINIKKFDGHMGTGLYSVTGTTRIKGLGLADYDISLLLDKPVIRSKYFTGPIDGKLMLSQKGDKAKLSGKLLFENDMIDIPTIPDMKEADLNMDLDVEVAVGKKVRFYNPYLYDILAAGRVKLGGSMTEPDVTGHIIGIRGTVSYLRTQFKVNEASVDFRQYASFEPIVKLSAQTRLQQTVVNLNVSGPARAMQFNLTSEPAMSQQEILSLLTLRSHYFDKQNGGNTELGRDELVSALDAGLQMRFVSEVEGNLRNALGLDEFRFVRDTTSNIVKKSYADKDENSTVNREVYNLQMSKYLTDKLLINYIVGVDHTKSELSFRYSVNRRLNITGSIDDQNQTWLGAEARFRF; this is encoded by the coding sequence ATGAAAGAGAAAATCATTGCAGTAATAATAGCAGGTATGCTTCTTGTTGCGGGTAGTGTTTTTTGGCTGACTAGAAGCCAAGAAGTCATGACAGGAGCCCAGCATATATTGAGTGAAGAGTTGGCTTCCGCGTTAGGAAGTTTAGTGACCGTTGGGGACATTGAACTCACTTCCTACAATCGTGTAACTATACATAATATTACTATTTACGATAAACAAGCAGAAAAATTAGCTACCAGTGATAAGATTATTGTTTCCTATAGCCCCTGGAATATTTTAAGGGGAAAAAATGTAGTGGGCTCTATTTCAGAATTACAGGTGGAAAACCCCATTCTTTGGCTTACCCAGAGAAAAGATGGGCACTGGAATATTGAAGATATATTAAATCAAAGTAAAACAACACAGTCCTCTTTAACCAGCAAAGTGAAGTTAGTAGAGGGCAAAGCAATTGTAAATGCTTACAGCACTACATGGGAATTTGAAGCATTAAATGGTAGCTTAAATTTTGCGAATAAACCAAGAATAGAACTGCAGCTACAGGCTTTCCATAATGGAGCGGCGCTGAAAGTCCGAGGGGCAATCAATACCCAAGGCCGTAGTACGGTAACCCTTACAGTAGATCAATTGATGTTGGCTGACTACCAAGCATTGTGTCCAGCGGATGGCCCTATCAATCTGGTAGGGGGTAGTGCAGAAAAAGTAGAAGTTATTGCCGCTTACGACAAAGGTAATATAGAGTGGGCTGGTGAAGCGCAGCTCAAAAAGGCAGATGTAGATGTTGATGGCGTACCCTTGCGTCAAATAGATGGAGGCATAACTTTTACTAATAAAAATATATATGTTTTTGCTAAAACCAAAATATTTGATCAGCCAATTGCTGTGCGTGGTACTGTTCGTACAGACGCCAGCGAGCCAATATTGGATTTAACGGTGGCTTCTACTGATTTTGATCCTAGAGTCCTCGGTGAAAATATTCCAATCAACGGTAAATTATCCTTTGAGGCTGGAGTGACAGGCATTACCAGTAATCCTAAAATTATTGGTAATGTAGAGATGAAAACAGGAGAAGTCGCAGGCTATCCAGTATATGATGTACAGGCCAAGTTAGATATGGCGGATAAAAAAATAACCATTCATCAACTAGATGCGGATGTCTTTAGTGGGCATGTTACTATATCAGGTCAAGTAGAACCAGAAACTACTGGCTACCAGCTTGCTTTAAAAGGGCAGCACATTGATACGCAAAATTTAGCCGAGATGATACCCTCTATGAGGGGCTATGTGGATGGGACGGCAGTAATTACAGGTACAGGACCCTTGGCAAATGCCAAGATACAGGGCACCGTAGCCATGGGGCAGGGAGAATATAGTGGTACAAATTTTACATCTCTTGCTAGTGGATTTTATTACCAGAGTGGTAATGTTACAGTAGATTATTTTAATGTTGGCTTGGGGCAAGGCGTGGTCACCGCCAAAGGTTTAATTACAGGGCAAAATATGCAGCTACAAGTATACGGACAAGGCATACCATTACAACTTATAGGAGAAAAGCTGGGAAAAGAAGTTCTAGGAGTCGGTCAGTTCGATGGTGAAATTCGTGGTACGCTAGCCGCCCCCGAATTATCAGCCAATTTTATGGCTGATAATGGGGAGATCTTGTATCAGCCCTTTACCCAAATCGTTGGAAATATTCACTTGACTCCTCAGCAAATCGCATTACAAAACGTTGAAATGACCTATGGGGTAACCAAACATAAAATACAGGGAACGTTAGAACTAACGGGGCAGCAAGAAATTAATATGGTAATCAATTCCCAGCGAGCTAGAGCGGAGACTCTGATAACGTTGTTGGCGCCAGGTGAAAAATTGACAGGTAATGTGGATAATGAAATGACCCTAAAAGGTCCTTTGGAAAATCTCACGATTGATGGACATATTACTTTGACAGATGGTAGTTTTCGTGGGCAGCTCCTTGCAAAGGGAACGGGTTCTTACAAACGAGAGTTAGGGATTACAACAATTAATAACTTTGTCATTCAATCACTCAGTACACAGATCCAACTATCAGGCAGTATTTCACCTAACAATGATTTAAATTTTGATGTAGTAGCCCAAGATATTGACATTGGGAAACTCAATATTACTACCAAGATTCCATATACAGCCGCAGGGAAGGCAAAATTTAAAGGGAAGTTGACAGGCACTCCTGCCATTCCTAACTTTACTGGTGAACTTTCCGCAGATACATTGTTCTTTAATAACCAATCATTTACAGGCGTCCTAGGTACCATTGCAGTTTATGGGAATGAAGTAAATATCCCTGCAGTTTCTTTTCAGCAGGGCAAGGGTAAATTTAATTTTTCTGGTGGCTTTACTCTAGATTCGGGAGAAGTGTATGGCACTCTTGATGTCGAAAATGGAGAATTAAAACCAATCATTGCAATGTGCAAATTAGGAGACAAAGAAGTTGCTGGTCTTCTTAACGGACAAATTAAAATGAATGGCACTATGGATAAGCCGATCATCCATGTAACAGGAGACTTAAAACAGGGGAGTATTAAGAATTATCCTCTAGAAGCGGTTACAATTGACGTTGGATTGGATAATAACAAGATAACCATTTACGATTTTACTGTACATCAAGGTACAGGGGTTGTTATGGCTCAAGGCACAGCGGATTTAAATAAAAATGGTCCCCTTGATTTAGAAGTAGGTGGCAGGGATATTGATGCTGGGTTAGTGGCAGCCTTCTTTAACACGAATGTAAAGCCTACAGGAAAATTAGAGTTTGCAGCTCAAATTTCTGGAGTCTCCGATAATCCTCATACGGCACTATCCTTAGATATTAACAATGGTGGAGTAGGCAATGCTACCTTTGATTCTTTGTATGGCTTATTGATCTTAGACAACGATATTATCCACGTGGATCAAATTTTATTAAAAAAAGGACCTTACCAAGCCAGTGCCTATGGTATGATCCCAGTTGCAGCATTAAGTCAAGATGGTAGACAAGAAGGAAACCGTGGCGAGGAAATGAATCTTAAGGTGCGCTTAGACCAAGCGAATTTAAGTATTTTATCCTTATTAACAAAAGAAGTCGCATGGGCCCAAGGGGCAACGCAAGGTGAGATTACCGTGACAGGGACCTTAGGGCAACCAATACTAATGGGTAATATTACTGTTAATGATGGTACCTTGAAATTAACAGCCCTGAAAGACCCTATCCAAAAAGTGGGGGTTGATATTGCCTTCGAAGGTGATAAAATAAATATAAAGAAATTTGATGGTCATATGGGCACTGGATTATATAGCGTCACAGGTACTACTAGAATTAAAGGGTTAGGTTTAGCAGACTACGATATATCGTTACTGCTTGATAAACCTGTTATTCGCAGCAAGTATTTTACGGGACCTATTGATGGTAAATTGATGCTTAGCCAAAAAGGTGATAAGGCCAAATTGTCAGGAAAGCTATTATTTGAAAATGACATGATTGACATTCCTACCATTCCCGATATGAAGGAAGCTGATTTGAATATGGATTTAGATGTGGAAGTTGCAGTCGGCAAAAAAGTCCGATTCTACAATCCTTATCTATATGATATTTTAGCTGCTGGACGGGTGAAATTGGGGGGAAGCATGACGGAGCCAGATGTTACAGGACATATTATTGGGATTCGTGGTACTGTCAGTTATCTTAGGACCCAATTTAAAGTAAATGAAGCCAGCGTTGATTTTCGGCAATATGCTTCCTTTGAACCGATAGTGAAGCTAAGTGCTCAGACGCGTCTTCAGCAAACAGTGGTCAATCTGAATGTAAGTGGTCCTGCACGGGCGATGCAGTTTAACTTAACCTCAGAGCCAGCGATGAGCCAGCAAGAAATACTATCTCTCTTGACTCTTCGCAGCCATTATTTTGATAAACAAAATGGTGGAAATACGGAACTTGGACGAGACGAACTTGTTAGTGCCCTTGATGCGGGCCTGCAAATGCGCTTTGTTAGCGAAGTAGAAGGTAATTTGCGTAATGCATTAGGCTTAGATGAATTTCGTTTTGTTAGGGATACCACTTCTAATATAGTCAAAAAAAGCTATGCCGATAAAGATGAGAATTCAACAGTTAATCGAGAAGTTTATAACTTGCAAATGAGTAAGTATTTGACAGATAAGCTACTGATCAACTATATTGTAGGTGTGGATCATACCAAAAGTGAACTATCTTTCCGCTATAGTGTTAACAGACGCCTCAATATAACAGGCTCAATTGATGACCAAAATCAAACATGGCTTGGAGCAGAGGCGAGGTTTAGGTTTTAA
- a CDS encoding ABC transporter ATP-binding protein, translated as MIKLVNISMSFHGKTILQDINLEVTQGETMVVIGPSGSGKSTLLRLMIGLLKPTEGEIWVKGQEITNLSEDSLNKIRIGMGMVFQYSALFDSMSVGENVAFGLREHTDMSEPEIKKVISRNLRMVGLAGQENVMPNELSGGMKKRVSLARAIAIKPEIVLYDEPTAGLDPIMSGTIDRLMMNTKRVLGVTSVVVTHHMSSAFKIADRIAVIHGGRIIEMGTVDQIKNTENAIVQQFIHGFKSPGAYVRRRSEIK; from the coding sequence ATGATAAAGTTGGTTAACATCAGCATGAGTTTTCATGGGAAAACTATTTTGCAAGATATAAATTTAGAAGTAACCCAAGGGGAAACTATGGTGGTCATTGGCCCTAGTGGTTCCGGAAAAAGCACATTATTACGTTTAATGATTGGCCTTTTAAAACCTACAGAGGGAGAAATATGGGTTAAAGGACAGGAAATTACAAACCTATCAGAAGATAGTTTAAATAAAATCCGTATTGGCATGGGGATGGTATTTCAATATTCCGCTCTGTTTGATTCAATGTCAGTAGGGGAAAATGTAGCCTTTGGCCTTAGAGAACATACGGATATGTCAGAACCAGAAATTAAGAAGGTTATCTCTCGCAACTTGCGAATGGTAGGCTTGGCGGGGCAAGAAAATGTAATGCCTAATGAGCTATCCGGCGGTATGAAAAAACGTGTTAGTTTAGCGAGAGCCATTGCGATAAAGCCAGAAATTGTGCTGTATGATGAACCGACAGCGGGTCTTGATCCGATTATGTCAGGGACGATTGATAGACTCATGATGAACACTAAGCGTGTACTAGGGGTTACTTCCGTAGTGGTTACCCATCACATGTCTAGTGCCTTTAAAATTGCTGATCGCATTGCAGTAATTCATGGTGGGCGAATTATCGAAATGGGTACCGTAGATCAAATTAAGAATACGGAAAATGCCATTGTGCAACAATTCATTCACGGTTTTAAATCACCTGGCGCATATGTTCGAAGGAGGTCAGAAATAAAATGA
- a CDS encoding MlaD family protein, with the protein MNMSTEAKVGSVSMIAFLLLAYMIIHLGSFSFGDQGYPVQAVFSQVNGLKDGNVVRYAGVDVGRIKGIEVLPEGVKVTMLMSPGTKIPQESKFVIGADGLMGEKYVNIIPPSKSSGFLVPYAIVRGEEIQGLDELIASSDRVLAEVHDLVKSLNEIIGDDKVKAAMKGTILNAKEITDNLNALTAGLARMMQNNEGNVSEMVSNLSAMSRSLRDVAGRVDTMLAVVDNDGQTAKDLRETIQNIKNTSLRVEKMAASLEGVVTDPETAQNLKETLKNARAASDKANKMLTKVSSIQTKMGFETLYNNDTGKYSSNADVKITTSPQDFAVIGVNNIGDGSKGNFQIGKGNEQFSGRAGVIDSKVGVGVDTQVGKQMRLSVDVYDPNDVRVKLRTQYQVAPDTFIVGQADNINKSDDRNTYVGVRKTF; encoded by the coding sequence ATGAATATGAGTACAGAAGCCAAAGTTGGTTCCGTGAGTATGATTGCCTTTTTGTTATTGGCTTATATGATTATTCATCTAGGCAGTTTTAGCTTTGGCGATCAAGGGTATCCAGTCCAAGCTGTATTTAGTCAAGTGAATGGCCTGAAAGATGGTAATGTAGTCCGCTATGCAGGTGTAGATGTCGGGCGGATAAAAGGTATAGAAGTGCTTCCTGAAGGCGTAAAGGTAACCATGCTAATGAGTCCGGGGACTAAAATTCCCCAAGAATCAAAATTTGTTATTGGGGCCGATGGTTTAATGGGAGAAAAGTATGTTAACATTATCCCGCCTAGCAAAAGTTCTGGTTTCCTAGTACCTTATGCAATCGTGAGGGGAGAAGAAATTCAGGGATTAGATGAGCTGATTGCTTCCTCGGATCGAGTGTTAGCAGAAGTTCACGATTTGGTGAAATCGCTAAATGAAATTATTGGTGATGACAAAGTGAAAGCGGCGATGAAAGGGACAATTCTAAACGCCAAAGAGATTACAGACAATCTTAATGCTTTAACAGCTGGTTTGGCACGTATGATGCAAAACAATGAGGGCAATGTAAGCGAAATGGTAAGTAACTTAAGTGCGATGTCTCGCAGTTTGCGAGATGTGGCAGGGCGAGTAGATACCATGTTGGCTGTGGTCGATAATGATGGGCAAACGGCCAAGGATTTGCGAGAAACCATTCAAAATATTAAAAATACCAGTTTGCGTGTAGAGAAAATGGCGGCTTCTTTAGAAGGTGTTGTAACGGATCCAGAAACGGCTCAAAACTTAAAGGAAACCTTAAAAAATGCTAGAGCAGCCAGTGATAAGGCCAATAAAATGCTGACCAAAGTGTCATCAATTCAGACCAAAATGGGATTTGAAACTTTATACAATAATGATACAGGCAAATACAGTAGTAATGCTGATGTTAAGATTACTACCTCGCCTCAGGATTTTGCCGTTATTGGTGTTAATAATATTGGGGATGGTAGTAAAGGGAATTTTCAGATCGGCAAAGGTAATGAACAATTTTCTGGTCGTGCTGGTGTAATTGATAGTAAGGTGGGAGTTGGTGTTGATACCCAAGTCGGAAAACAAATGCGGCTGTCCGTTGATGTCTATGACCCAAATGATGTGAGAGTTAAGCTGCGTACTCAATACCAAGTGGCCCCTGATACCTTTATCGTTGGTCAGGCGGATAACATTAACAAGTCAGATGATCGAAATACCTATGTGGGTGTCCGCAAAACCTTTTAA